A window of Cyclopterus lumpus isolate fCycLum1 chromosome 10, fCycLum1.pri, whole genome shotgun sequence genomic DNA:
CGTTGGCAGTAATTCGGTCAAATCCTATATTTTGACAAAAAACGActgtttcattttgaaaatgaaagaagtTGAAGATGGCAAAACAGTTCCGGAGTTAGTGTTGGAGAAGCCCCTTGACCGAGAGAAGAAAGCAGTCCATCAGCTACTACTGACTGCATTAGACGGGGGAAACCCAGTCATGTCTGGAACATCACAGATTACAATCTCAGTGCTTGACGTAAATGACAATTTCCCCGTTTTTGATAAAAGTACATATAAAGTTTCGTTCGGGGAAAATACTGAAAAAGATACATTTGTTATCAAAATTGGAGCAACTGATGCTGACGAGGGTTCTAATGCAGAAGTCGAATTTTCCTTTGCGTTGCGGACACCGGATTCAGTCTTATCAGTATTTGAAATTAATTCATTAACAggggaaatacatttaaagggaGCCTTAGATTATGAGAGAGCCACGTCTTACAAAATTGAAATAACTGCAAGAGACAAGGGGGTTCCTGAGAATGAGAGTCACTGTCGTCTACAGATAGATGTCGGAGATGTTAATGATAACACTCCAGAAATTGTTCTCACTTCTGAACCACAGCCCGTACGTGAAGACTCACCAAGTGGCACAGTGGTGGCTTTGATCAACGCACGTGACGCTGATTCCGGTAATAATAGTAAAGTAACATTGCGACTACCCAGAGGTTCTCCTTTCACTTTAAAACCATCATTCTCTAATAACTATGCACTGGTAACGAGTGGTCCTTTAGACCGAGAGAGGTTTTCAGAGTATAACATTGAGATAACAGCCACTGATTCAGGCTCTCCTCCGCTGTCGAGTAAGAAAATTATACCTGTCAGCATCACTGATGTGAATGACAACCCCCCTGTATTCACTCAGCCCTCctataatgtgtatttaaaagagAACGGGGTACCAGGCTCTATACTGTACTCAGTTTCAGCATCGGACCTGGATTTTGGTGAAAACGCCAAAATCTCTTATTCCATCCTGGACTCTAAAGTGCAGGACGTTTCTGTCTCATCGTATGTTTACATTAACTCAGATAACGGCAGCATCTACAGCATGCACTCGTTTGACTATGAGAAACTGAAGGTGTTTCAGATTCAGGTCCAGGCAAAGGATCAgggctctccgtctctcagcaGCAACGCCACTGTCCATGTTTTTATCCTGGACCAGAACGACAACGCCCCCGCTGTTATTTACCCCTCCTCCGCTGCCCTGGGCTCCCTCTCCCATCAGAGGATGCCCCGCTCCGCTAAAGCGGGACACCTGGTTACTAAGCTGACGGCCGTGGACGCTGACTCGGGCCATAACGCCTGGATCTCCTACAAACTAACGGAGGCCACAGACGCCTCTCTGTTCACGGTCAATCTGTACACAGGGGAGGTGAGGACTAAACGCGCTGTGTCCGAGCAGGACGACTCCTCTCAGAGGCTGCTTATAGAGATCAAGGACGACGGGGAACCGGTCCAGTCCGCCACCGTCACGGTGTCCATCCTGCTGGAGGACGGCCTCCATGAGCCCATCTTAGACCTCCGACAGAAAGTGTCCGAGCCCAGCAAGAAAACTGGGAGAATCACTCTGTATTTGATTCTCTCTCTGGCCTCGGTGTCCGTGCTGTCTCTGGTGACGTTTCTCATCTTAGCGGTTAAATGcatgaggagcagcagaagcagcgaCAGTTGCTGCATGACACGGAGCGACTGTGATAATTACAAGAACCCCAACAGAAACCTACAGATTCAGCTCAACACGGATGGACCTATCAAGTACGTGGAGGTCCTGGGAGGAGACATGTTGTCTCAGAGTCAGTCCTTCAGGTCCTGTATGTCTCCAATGTCAGAGTACAGTGATTTCACTTTGATTAAACCCAGCAGTACCACTGACTTTAAGGAGGTGATCAGTGTTCTGGATGCGTCTCTACCCGACAGCACCTGGACCTTTGAGAGCCAGCAGGTGAGCAGAATAGCACTGTGTAATTTTATTTCGGTGTATAcacttttttattgatttactgTCCTTTAAGAATATGTTATTGTGCGGTTCTGGGTTGAAGTAATCCGGCACAAGCAggtgttgtttatttattatttattttcgcTGCGTTCCTAAACTAAACTTTGCGTTTGGCGTTCTGGTGATATTTGTCCTTGGTCATCCTATCCGTAGTTTACACTTATAATGTTACACCCTGTCATATTATATAATCGTTTTGTCGAGAGGTTGTTAGTTTGATAATACAAACAAGATATTGAGCTGTTCCTCATTTCCACCATGCCATCTTCCCTAACACATCAACAACATTACATGCTAGACTTCTGTTGCTcacatactttttattttacattgaaGACCTACCTTGTGCCAACGCTCCGATTCTGCAGTTAGCACTGTGTACATGCACGGTACTTGATTTTAAGGTTGTTGGATTGCTCCCTTTGTAGTTTCAGCACCACACAGTAGGACAGCGACACACTCAGGCTTCTTTATAACAAAACTGAACTGCTTACAGTAACCACGCTGCACAATAGCATCACTTGTTTCTCATTTAAGtcacaaatagaaaaaaaaacataatacagATACTATTTGTGTTGTCATTAACAAATTACATTGTATTTCAATAACATTACTGGCGACTCTTACTTGCatctcatcatttatttttcaagctCTGAATCGGTCAAGGCAGATTGTTTCAAGGCCGGATGTGTCTTTAAATGCACTGCCCACCCCCCTTCTTATTGGATGGTAGAGTTGAATATGGTGCTCCAATAGGATTCAGAAGTGTACAAAGAGATCTACTCCCTCCCCCACGCAGCCTCAGCACCGTACTCAGTTACATTGCACCCAGCTGAACGAGAGGTAACGACACTCTTTtcagaattaaaaaagaaaaaaatgtgtctaGTTTTCGGTAtgaacatattttgtatttttgttttggattAATGCGTTACGCAATGGATAACTATCGGCTTTTCAACAACCTCAATGTGATATAATTCTAACGGACCGGGGATGACAAAGACAATAGGATACCGAGACTGGAGATGGCTTGTGCTCTGGTGGCatcatttctttctcttgtgGAGTACAATAAACGCACAGACTGGTTACAGCATCCCGGAGGAACTGAAACAGGGCTCTGTGGTAGGAAATCTAGCCAAAGATCTGGCTTTGGGACTATCAGACATTTTTGACCGTAAGCTGCGTGTCGCCTCTGAGGCTGGTAAGCAGTATTTCAGCGTCGATGCGGGGAAAGGCGAGCTGGTGGTGAATGACAGAATAGACAGAGAGACTATATGTGGACAAAGCGCCCGCTGTGTTCTACCACTGCAGGTCGTCATCGATAAACCGTTACAATTGCACCGGGTTGAGGTGGAAATACAAGATATCAATGATAATTCTCCAAGATTCCCCTCGCAAGACATAACATTACAAATAGCAGAGTCGACAGCGGCAGGGGCACGTTTTCCTTTGGAGGCAGCGCAAGATCTTGATGTCGGAGTGAATTCAGTGCGGTCCTATACTTTGAGTAAAGACGATTTTTTCAGTTTAAAGATTAAAGATTTGTCGGGTGGGAGGAAAGTCCCAGAGCTAGTCTTGTCTAAATCTCTAGACAGAGAAAAGAAGCCTGTTCATCTGCTTCAACTAACAGCTATAGACGGGGGGAACCCAGTGAAATCTGGGACCTCGCTGATAACCATAAATGTGCTTGATAATAACGATAATTTTCCTGTATTTGAGAACAATGTTTACAAAGTCTCTATTAGCGAAAATAGTGTACAAGGTGCATGCATCCTTAAACTGACAGCAAAAGATATTGACGAGGGTCCTAATGGGGAAATAGAGTACTCTTTTGGAACTCACACACCAGATACTGTACTATCGATGTTTGATGTTGATTCGTTAACTGGGGAAATACGTCTTAAAGGGAAACTAGATTTTGAAACAAATGCAAATTATGAAATAGACATTAGCGCACGAGACAGAGGGACTCCGTTAATGGAGGGACATTGTACTGCTCATATTGAAGTATTGGATGTTAACGATAATGCTCCACATATATTTCTGACCTCCAAACCAAACTCTGTGCCTGAGGATGCACCAAGGGGTACTGTGGTAGCTTTAATCAGTGCCCGAGACCTCGACTCCGGTGACAACGGTAAAGTTACATTACAGCTACCCAGGAGTTCTCCTTTTAATCTGAAACCCTCCTTTTCTGATAATTACGCGCTGGTTACCGGCACTGCTTTAGACCGAGAGAGTTTCTCAGACTATAACATTGAGATAACAGCCACTGATTCAGGCTCGCCTCCTCTGTCGACAAAGAAGactataaatgtaaatgttactGATGTGAATGACAACCCCCCTGTATTCACGCAGCCCTCctataatgtgtatttaaaagagAACGGGGTACCAGGCTCTATACTGTACTCAGTTTCAGCATCTGATCTGGATTTTGGTGAAAACGCCAAAATCTCTTATTCCATCTTGGACTCTAAAGTGCAGGACGTTTCTGTCTCATCGTATGTTTACATTAACTCAGATAACGGCAGCATCTACAGCATGCACTCGTTTGACTATGAGAAACTGAAGGTGTTTCAGATTCAGGTCCAGGCAAAGGATCAgggctctccgtctctcagcaGCAACACCACTGTCCATGTTTTTATCCTGGACCAGAACGACAACGCCCCCGCTGTTATTTACCCCTCCTCCGCTGCCCTGGGCTCCCTCTCCCATCAGAGGATGCCCCGCTCCGCTAAAGCGGGACACCTGGTTACTAAGCTGACGGCCGTGGACGCTGACTCGGGCCATAACGCCTGGATCTCCTACAAACTAACGGAGGCCACAGACGCCTCTCTGTTCACGGTCAATCTGTACACAGGGGAGGTGAGGACTAAACGCGCTGTGTCCGAGCAGGACGACTCCTCTCAGAGGCTGCTTATAGAGATCAAGGACGACGGGGAACCGGTCCAGTCCGCCACAGTCACGGTGTCCATCCTGCTGGAGGACGGCCTCCAGGAGCCTATCTTAGACCTTCGACAGAAAGTGTCCGAGCCCAGCAAGAAAACTGGTAGAATCACTCTGTATTTGATTCTCTCTCTGGCCTCGGTGTCCGTGCTGTCTCTGGTGACGTTTCTCATCTTAGCGGTTAAATGcatgaggagcagcagaagcagcgaCAGTTGCTGCATGACACGGAGCGACTGTGATAATTACAAGAACCCCAACAGAAACCTGCAGATTCAGCTCAACACGGATGGACCTATCAAGTACGTGGAGGTCCTGGGAGGAGACATGTTGTCTCAGAGTCAGTCCTTCAGGTCCTGTATGTCTCCAATGTCAGAGTACAGTGATTTCACTTTGATTAAACCCAGCAGCACCACTGACTTTAAGGAGGTGATCAGTGTTCTGGATGCGTCTCTACCCGACAGCACCTGGACCTTTGAGAGCCAGCAGGTGAGCAGATGAC
This region includes:
- the LOC117737745 gene encoding protocadherin gamma-C5-like yields the protein MTKTMGYRGWRWLALWWHHFFLLWSTINGQTRYSIQEELKQGSVVGNLAKDLGLRLSDMFDRKLRVSSEADEQYFSFDAGKGELVVNDRIDRETLCGQSASCVLPLQVVLENPLSLHRIEVEIKDINDNSPSFHAEDMSLKISETAAVGTRFPLEGAEDPDVGSNSVKSYILTKNDCFILKMKEVEDGKTVPELVLEKPLDREKKAVHQLLLTALDGGNPVMSGTSQITISVLDVNDNFPVFDKSTYKVSFGENTEKDTFVIKIGATDADEGSNAEVEFSFALRTPDSVLSVFEINSLTGEIHLKGALDYERATSYKIEITARDKGVPENESHCRLQIDVGDVNDNTPEIVLTSEPQPVREDSPSGTVVALINARDADSGNNSKVTLRLPRGSPFTLKPSFSNNYALVTSGPLDRERFSEYNIEITATDSGSPPLSSKKIIPVSITDVNDNPPVFTQPSYNVYLKENGVPGSILYSVSASDLDFGENAKISYSILDSKVQDVSVSSYVYINSDNGSIYSMHSFDYEKLKVFQIQVQAKDQGSPSLSSNATVHVFILDQNDNAPAVIYPSSAALGSLSHQRMPRSAKAGHLVTKLTAVDADSGHNAWISYKLTEATDASLFTVNLYTGEVRTKRAVSEQDDSSQRLLIEIKDDGEPVQSATVTVSILLEDGLHEPILDLRQKVSEPSKKTGRITLYLILSLASVSVLSLVTFLILAVKCMRSSRSSDSCCMTRSDCDNYKNPNRNLQIQLNTDGPIKYVEVLGGDMLSQSQSFRSCMSPMSEYSDFTLIKPSSTTDFKEVISVLDASLPDSTWTFESQQVSRIALCNFISVYTLFY
- the LOC117737730 gene encoding protocadherin gamma-C5-like, which produces MTKTIGYRDWRWLVLWWHHFFLLWSTINAQTGYSIPEELKQGSVVGNLAKDLALGLSDIFDRKLRVASEAGKQYFSVDAGKGELVVNDRIDRETICGQSARCVLPLQVVIDKPLQLHRVEVEIQDINDNSPRFPSQDITLQIAESTAAGARFPLEAAQDLDVGVNSVRSYTLSKDDFFSLKIKDLSGGRKVPELVLSKSLDREKKPVHLLQLTAIDGGNPVKSGTSLITINVLDNNDNFPVFENNVYKVSISENSVQGACILKLTAKDIDEGPNGEIEYSFGTHTPDTVLSMFDVDSLTGEIRLKGKLDFETNANYEIDISARDRGTPLMEGHCTAHIEVLDVNDNAPHIFLTSKPNSVPEDAPRGTVVALISARDLDSGDNGKVTLQLPRSSPFNLKPSFSDNYALVTGTALDRESFSDYNIEITATDSGSPPLSTKKTINVNVTDVNDNPPVFTQPSYNVYLKENGVPGSILYSVSASDLDFGENAKISYSILDSKVQDVSVSSYVYINSDNGSIYSMHSFDYEKLKVFQIQVQAKDQGSPSLSSNTTVHVFILDQNDNAPAVIYPSSAALGSLSHQRMPRSAKAGHLVTKLTAVDADSGHNAWISYKLTEATDASLFTVNLYTGEVRTKRAVSEQDDSSQRLLIEIKDDGEPVQSATVTVSILLEDGLQEPILDLRQKVSEPSKKTGRITLYLILSLASVSVLSLVTFLILAVKCMRSSRSSDSCCMTRSDCDNYKNPNRNLQIQLNTDGPIKYVEVLGGDMLSQSQSFRSCMSPMSEYSDFTLIKPSSTTDFKEVISVLDASLPDSTWTFESQQVSR